A segment of the Acidimicrobiia bacterium genome:
AGCGCCGAGATGAGTTCGTCGAGAAGTGCCGTGGCCAGAACATGCAACGGTGGACCGGACAAATACATGGGATCATCGGGAAGGAAATCCTTGTGATTCTCCACGACCAGGGTATTCGTCAGTTTGATGCCGAACTTGCGTCCCCGTTCGGCGGCATACGATCGCAACTCTTCGATGAGCGTCACCCCACGATCAAATTGCAGGTCATCGGTGAAGGACTGGCGGTTGAGCCGGATATGTTCGTAGCCAAGCTGCTGTTGAACGATCTCACAAACCCTCCCGAAGCCAAGCAAGGTCGGGTTGAGCTTCACGATGACATCAAGACCGTGATGATCCATCAGATATTTGGTAATCGACTCGATCTCATTGGGAGGACAGCCATGGAAGGTCGACAACGTCACCGTATCGGCAATACGCGTCGGAAAAGCGATATCCCGTAGGTCGCCGAACGGCTCGGGAATCAGCGGCCGAAGCCGCTCGATCTCGACGGAGGCGTCCATCATGGACGTGATGAACGCTTCAACCTTCGGACTCGAGATCCCTGCCAGGTCGTAACCAACCGACATGTCGAAGACCAGGGGTCCGGGGTCACGCCCCACATGGGGGCGGAGCGGGTCCCACTGTTTGAGGATATGGATCATCATCCACGCCTTGACATACTCTTCGAGCGACTCGTGGACCTGTAGTTCCTGGCTCCACTCGATGTTGAAGCCAATCGTCTCCATATCGATGCACGGTCGGGCGATGTCCAGGTCGTCCATGACCTGGATCGTCTTGAGCTCGAAAAGGCGGGCACCGCCCAACCACGACAAAACAATGTTCTGGGCCAATTGGCTGTGCGGGCCGGCGGCCGGGCCGATCGGGGTGGCGGCCGGCCTGCCAAGGAACTCGAACGTGAGATCGACGTCGGGGTCAGGTTTCCAGTACCGAGCAGTCGGCAAATCAAA
Coding sequences within it:
- a CDS encoding glutamate synthase: MAPKVPPLTPFPLDVLLRRVAHEFASRNRIFDLPTARYWKPDPDVDLTFEFLGRPAATPIGPAAGPHSQLAQNIVLSWLGGARLFELKTIQVMDDLDIARPCIDMETIGFNIEWSQELQVHESLEEYVKAWMMIHILKQWDPLRPHVGRDPGPLVFDMSVGYDLAGISSPKVEAFITSMMDASVEIERLRPLIPEPFGDLRDIAFPTRIADTVTLSTFHGCPPNEIESITKYLMDHHGLDVIVKLNPTLLGFGRVCEIVQQQLGYEHIRLNRQSFTDDLQFDRGVTLIEELRSYAAERGRKFGIKLTNTLVVENHKDFLPDDPMYLSGPPLHVLATALLDELISALPDTFMVEGHRGDVQVSFSAGINKENLSQAIGMGVRPATVCSDLLKPGGYGRLAPMLTRLADDMRSAGCHSLATWRRHEWSAARAAGFRGAVHAHMSAILTGDLNSTYHLAGNEKLPRHVDHNLEMWGCVACNFCVTVCPNDAFFRLPTPASMDLPGRQQYFVLAEACNECGNCMVFCPEVGDPAQIKPKIYVDPARFAASVGQGFLVAGSPSGFTITAAEGFEADVARLAEIFHADEGWPIPLDK